In Apostichopus japonicus isolate 1M-3 chromosome 3, ASM3797524v1, whole genome shotgun sequence, a single genomic region encodes these proteins:
- the LOC139965492 gene encoding uncharacterized protein produces the protein MAMYPHKFSIHCNIPQPDAFCLLDTALRIVQPIRPVNATTIILADSSQRNSQETGSCQEVNKKSVMNPTAATNMSNSNDVINNKITSISSSSSGEIVSSSSDSESEMSSQTSGSSKDTIDSVQGPSKREAAPSVGPETSTDKAWTQEIKKPVSHGQTYHKQ, from the exons ATGGCTATGTATCCACACAAGTTTTCCATACATTGTAATATACCTCAACCAGATGCCTTCTGTTTACTGGACACAGCCTTGAGGATAGTACAGCCAATTCGCCCTGTGAATGCTACAACCATCATCCTTGCTGACAGTTCTCAGAGAAATAGCCAAGAGACAGGATCTTGCCAAGAGGTCAACAAAAAAAGTGTAATGAATCCCACTGCTGCCACCAATATGTCCAACTCCAACGATGtcatcaacaacaaaatcacgtctatatcttcttcttcctctggtGAAATTGTGTCTAGTTCCAGTGATTCT GAATCGGAAATGTCTTCACAAACTTCTGGTTCTTCCAAGGACACCATCGACTCTGTCCAAGGACCCTCTAAAAGGGAGGCTGCCCCTAGTGTTGGACCTGAAACTAGTACTGACAAAGCCTGGACACAGGAAATTAAGAAACCAGTCTCCCATGGGCAGACGTAtcacaaacaatga